A section of the Festucalex cinctus isolate MCC-2025b chromosome 9, RoL_Fcin_1.0, whole genome shotgun sequence genome encodes:
- the LOC144025912 gene encoding dynein regulatory complex protein 1-like — translation MQSQESTASKPESHEDPQAVKAEEPMTAQRVIRLHRELLSFFTDLETAADAKQSLRQTKLEDALRLRTERLDNSKEFSKKKLEEIKEGWAQADTKATLPDLLDALNAQQTLCSEMMNHKMDLIARLQKNWMDGDERHSIDLRKQTEALDLMIERMNKVRRMTMANKELAHIQSPHDVFLTQSLREWEGYQAELRARRDEWLTQRKLAMEEYEKAMPKLELAQEECNTSKRSIDVKLMELEREQEEIKGKRNVLEARKLSCDEKPEVIYLLRKRVNTLKVQLSDIMKMLQMEEENFHRREQHLLDDIRHSMAQHKRIQKKMKHFALSDTQTFVEMSRILVGEVKQLAESALAADSHLCAHLGLTWERPVAAMERCYPIQPRDRYEMAAQVYAESAAEVDAETMVALLGLLCDELGFLMENSEHLGFLHDERRTAEKLLGLLNAFDFYDDEINRLAAFLLKYEEQHRARADEEPARETAELIHPNNILPAFLSFVSYRVHCMKSSELRHYLEWDSDADKAFWESMANIIPEEKLRVWDAVEIALTQYLAVLEENSEIFQTNRTLEEENRKLRRQLTSDNDGSAFLLKDFLQKENS, via the coding sequence ATGCAGAGCCAGGAAAGTACCGCATCCAAGCCGGAGTCCCATGAGGACCCCCAGGCAGTCAAGGCTGAAGAACCCATGACAGCTCAGCGAGTCATCCGCCTGCATCGTGAGCTGCTCTCCTTTTTCACCGACCTGGAGACGGCGGCCGACGCCAAGCAGTCGCTGCGGCAGACCAAGTTGGAGGACGCCCTGCGGCTGCGCACGGAGCGCTTGGATAACTCCAAGGAATTCAGCAAGAAGAAGCTGGAGGAGATCAAGGAGGGCTGGGCTCAAGCCGACACCAAGGCCACGCTGCCGGACCTCCTGGACGCCCTGAACGCTCAGCAGACGCTGTGCTCGGAGATGATGAACCACAAGATGGACCTCATCGCCCGGCTGCAAAAGAACTGGATGGACGGCGACGAGCGCCACTCCATCGACCTGCGCAAACAGACGGAGGCTCTGGACCTGATGATCGAGCGCATGAACAAAGTGAGGCGCATGACCATGGCCAACAAGGAGCTGGCGCACATCCAGAGCCCGCACGACGTCTTCCTGACGCAGAGCCTGCGCGAGTGGGAAGGCTACCAGGCGGAGCTCCGGGCCCGCCGCGACGAATGGCTGACCCAGAGGAAGCTGGCCATGGAGGAGTACGAGAAGGCCATGCCCAAGCTGGAGCTGGCGCAGGAGGAGTGCAACACATCCAAGCGCTCCATCGACGTGAAGCTGATGGAGCTGGAGCGCGAGCAGGAGGAGATTAAGGGCAAGCGCAACGTGCTGGAGGCCCGCAAGCTGAGCTGCGACGAGAAGCCCGAGGTCATCTACCTGCTCCGCAAGCGCGTCAACACGCTCAAGGTGCAGCTGAGCGACATCATGAAGATGCTCCAGATGGAGGAGGAGAACTTCCACCGGCGCGAGCAACATCTGCTGGATGACATCCGCCACAGCATGGCGCAGCACAAGCGCATCCAGAAAAAGATGAAGCACTTCGCCCTGTCCGACACGCAGACCTTCGTGGAGATGTCGCGCATATTGGTCGGCGAGGTGAAGCAGCTGGCCGAGAGCGCGCTGGCAGCGGACTCTCACCTCTGCGCCCACCTCGGCCTGACGTGGGAGCGCCCCGTCGCCGCCATGGAGCGCTGCTACCCCATACAGCCGCGAGACAGGTATGAGATGGCGGCGCAGGTCTATGCCGAGAGCGCGGCCGAGGTGGACGCCGAAACCATGGTGGCGCTGCTGGGGCTGCTGTGCGACGAGCTGGGATTCTTGATGGAGAACAGCGAGCACCTCGGCTTCCTGCACGACGAGCGCCGCACTGCCGAGAAGCTCCTGGGCCTCCTCAATGCGTTTGACTTCTACGACGACGAGATCAACAGGCTGGCGGCGTTCCTCCTCAAGTACGAGGAGCAGCACCGAGCGCGGGCCGACGAAGAGCCGGCGCGCGAGACCGCCGAACTCATCCATCCCAACAACATCCTTCCCGCATTTTTGAGCTTCGTCAGCTACCGCGTGCACTGCATGAAGAGCTCGGAACTGCGCCATTACCTGGAGTGGGACTCTGATGCCGATAAAGCCTTTTGGGAGAGTATGGCCAACATCATCCCGGAGGAGAAGCTCAGAGTCTGGGACGCCGTCGAGATCGCCTTGACACAGTATCTGGCCGTCTTGGAGGAGAACTCGGAAATATTCCAAACGAATCGGACTCTGGAGGAGGAGAACAGGAAGTTGCGCAGGCAACTGACAAGCGACAACGACGGGAGTGCTTTTCTCCTTAAGGACTTCCTGCAAAAagaaaattcataa
- the LOC144026361 gene encoding homeodomain-interacting protein kinase 1-like isoform X1, with amino-acid sequence MTQKKTINLKLKEILPQKYKTIKVLGKGSYGVVLMCVDRETKASMAVKIARPGRSICREAAILKLLMDIRLDRVNIVKYYAGSSTNNYLVFEMLDISLSQYFQANGRMHLKNIRTIVQQLATAFDALKTVGVIHGDVKPDNIMLVDQVKKPFAVKLIDFSVSLTRPETKKIIMRQVSHFRAPEIILGLPYSEAIDMWSLAVVIVKMVLGIFPFMGSTDYELLESMIGVLGLPPDNVLKAGRATTQFFKKTELGQWIFKSRKEYSLEPDAAVSFKIRSMEEMIKMFPERDNEVDSFFELLKAMFKWDEKERITPGKILRHPFITGSYLYNGSHLTRTFHRALQAVTNQTAVKCGKLDCRCVAVPPPHPRKRNKRRSKAGGMHCIKRLFSWVKKNILLLLFEGGTAKIQ; translated from the exons atgacccaaaaaaaaacgattaatTTAAAACTTAAAG AAATCCTTCCACAAAAGTATAAGACAATCAAAGTTCTGGGAAAAGGTAGCTATGGAGTCGTACTCATGTGTGTGGACCGGGAAACAAAAGCGAGCATGGCTGTCAAGATTGCCAGGCCGGGGAGGAGCATCTGTCGTGAG GCAGCCATACTAAAGTTGCTGATGGACATTAGGCTGGATCGGGTCAACATTGTTAAGTACTATGCTGGCTCCTCCACTAACAACTATCTGGTCTTCGAAATGTTGGACATCAGCCTCTCTCAATATTTTCAGGCAAATGGCCGCATGCATCTCAAGAACATCAGAACCATCGTTCAGCAA CTAGCCACGGCGTTTGATGCGCTAAAAACTGTGGGGGTGATCCATGGCGATGTCAAACCGGACAATATCATGCTGGTGGATCAAGTAAAGAAGCCGTTCGCAGTGAAGCTGATTGACTTCAGTGTGTCTCTGACTCGACCTGAAACCAAGAAGATCATAATGAGACAGGTTTCTCATTTCAG AGCCCCTGAAATCATCCTGGGACTCCCTTACAGTGAGGCCATCGACATGTGGTCACTGGCTGTTGTAATAGTAAAGATGGTGCTTGGCATTTTCCCCTTCATGGGAAGCACAGACTATGAATTA CTAGAAAGCATGATTGGTGTCCTTGGACTGCCGCCAGACAATGTTCTCAAAGCTGGAAGGGCAACAACGCAGTTTTTCAAGAAGACTGAATTGGGTCAGTGGATTTTCAAG TCTCGTAAAGAATATTCGTTGGAGCCAGACGCCGCCGTGAGTTTCAAGATTCGCTCTATGGAAGAAATGATCAAG ATGTTTCCGGAAAGAGACAACGAAGTTGACAGTTTTTTTGAGCTGTTAAAAGCAATGTTCAAGTGGGACGAGAAGGAGAGAATTACGCCCGGCAAAATTCTCAGGCATCCCTTCATCACCGGAAGTTACCTGTACAACGGCTCCCACCTCACCAGGACTTTTCATCGGGCCCTGCAAGCCGTCACCAACCAGACCGCCGTCAAATGCGGCAAACTGGACTGCAGATGCGTCGCTGTTCCTCCACCTCACCCACGTAAAAGGAACAAACGTCGTTCCAAGGCGGGCGGGATGCACTGCATCAAGCGTTTATTCTCCTGggtgaagaaaaacattttactgTTACTGTTTGAAGGTGGAACAGCGAAGATCCAGTAG
- the LOC144026361 gene encoding homeodomain-interacting protein kinase 1-like isoform X2, with product MCVDRETKASMAVKIARPGRSICREAAILKLLMDIRLDRVNIVKYYAGSSTNNYLVFEMLDISLSQYFQANGRMHLKNIRTIVQQLATAFDALKTVGVIHGDVKPDNIMLVDQVKKPFAVKLIDFSVSLTRPETKKIIMRQVSHFRAPEIILGLPYSEAIDMWSLAVVIVKMVLGIFPFMGSTDYELLESMIGVLGLPPDNVLKAGRATTQFFKKTELGQWIFKSRKEYSLEPDAAVSFKIRSMEEMIKMFPERDNEVDSFFELLKAMFKWDEKERITPGKILRHPFITGSYLYNGSHLTRTFHRALQAVTNQTAVKCGKLDCRCVAVPPPHPRKRNKRRSKAGGMHCIKRLFSWVKKNILLLLFEGGTAKIQ from the exons ATGTGTGTGGACCGGGAAACAAAAGCGAGCATGGCTGTCAAGATTGCCAGGCCGGGGAGGAGCATCTGTCGTGAG GCAGCCATACTAAAGTTGCTGATGGACATTAGGCTGGATCGGGTCAACATTGTTAAGTACTATGCTGGCTCCTCCACTAACAACTATCTGGTCTTCGAAATGTTGGACATCAGCCTCTCTCAATATTTTCAGGCAAATGGCCGCATGCATCTCAAGAACATCAGAACCATCGTTCAGCAA CTAGCCACGGCGTTTGATGCGCTAAAAACTGTGGGGGTGATCCATGGCGATGTCAAACCGGACAATATCATGCTGGTGGATCAAGTAAAGAAGCCGTTCGCAGTGAAGCTGATTGACTTCAGTGTGTCTCTGACTCGACCTGAAACCAAGAAGATCATAATGAGACAGGTTTCTCATTTCAG AGCCCCTGAAATCATCCTGGGACTCCCTTACAGTGAGGCCATCGACATGTGGTCACTGGCTGTTGTAATAGTAAAGATGGTGCTTGGCATTTTCCCCTTCATGGGAAGCACAGACTATGAATTA CTAGAAAGCATGATTGGTGTCCTTGGACTGCCGCCAGACAATGTTCTCAAAGCTGGAAGGGCAACAACGCAGTTTTTCAAGAAGACTGAATTGGGTCAGTGGATTTTCAAG TCTCGTAAAGAATATTCGTTGGAGCCAGACGCCGCCGTGAGTTTCAAGATTCGCTCTATGGAAGAAATGATCAAG ATGTTTCCGGAAAGAGACAACGAAGTTGACAGTTTTTTTGAGCTGTTAAAAGCAATGTTCAAGTGGGACGAGAAGGAGAGAATTACGCCCGGCAAAATTCTCAGGCATCCCTTCATCACCGGAAGTTACCTGTACAACGGCTCCCACCTCACCAGGACTTTTCATCGGGCCCTGCAAGCCGTCACCAACCAGACCGCCGTCAAATGCGGCAAACTGGACTGCAGATGCGTCGCTGTTCCTCCACCTCACCCACGTAAAAGGAACAAACGTCGTTCCAAGGCGGGCGGGATGCACTGCATCAAGCGTTTATTCTCCTGggtgaagaaaaacattttactgTTACTGTTTGAAGGTGGAACAGCGAAGATCCAGTAG